The Lactuca sativa cultivar Salinas chromosome 2, Lsat_Salinas_v11, whole genome shotgun sequence genome includes a window with the following:
- the LOC111898581 gene encoding cytochrome P450 76T24: MEYQSFFLVVSCLLPLIMYAFIISSRRNSRLPPGPKGFPIIGNLLEFGDKPHQSLAILSKRYGPLMSLKLASNTTVVISSPGITKEFFSTHDVAFLNRSAPKAIQLGDYHKYSIVWMEAGDQWRKLRRMTKEYLFCVQQLDASELLRREKVQDLVNHVNQCCIEEKPLNVGACAFTTALNILSNFMFSVDLAQYDPKSTQEFQGLVLQVMQAGAKPGLLDLFPILHWLDPLELIWPENAYAKKMITIFDKIINDRLQNRSNGVSTKNDDVLDLLLNQQSSFTQNDMRHLFLTLFVAGTDTTSSTLEWAMSELIRNPEKMKIARLEVDKLMQNNNNGSIQESDISQLTYLQAVIKETLRLHPPAPFLIPRQAMNDVAIQGFIVPKNAQILCNVWAMGRDPNIWSDP; the protein is encoded by the exons ATGGAGTACCAATCCTTCTTCCTCGTAGTATCTTGTCTTTTACCATTGATCATGTACGCCTTCATTATTTCCAGCCGGCGCAACTCCCGGTTACCTCCGGGACCAAAAGGTTTTCCTATCATCGGAAACCTCTTAGAATTCGGTGACAAACCCCACCAATCACTTGCCATATTATCTAAACGTTATGGTCCTTTAATGTCACTTAAGCTCGCAAGCAATACAACCGTAGTCATTTCATCTCCTGGTATCACCAAAGAATTCTTTAGCACACATGATGTAGCCTTCTTAAATCGATCAGCTCCTAAGGCTATCCAACTTGGAGACTATCATAAATACTCCATAGTTTGGATGGAGGCTGGAGATCAATGGCGAAAATTGCGAAGAATGACTAaagaatatttgttttgtgtgcAACAGCTAGATGCTAGTGAACTCCTACGACGAGAGAAG GTACAAGATCTTGTCAACCATGTTAACCAATGTTGTATAGAGGAAAAGCCTCTGAACGTAGGTGCATGTGCATTCACAACAGCTCTTAACATCCTTTCCAACTTCATGTTTTCTGTGGATCTTGCTCAATATGATCCCAAATCAACACAAGAATTCCAAGGCTTGGTATTGCAAGTGATGCAAGCTGGCGCCAAGCCAGGTCTACTAGACCTTTTTCCGATACTTCACTGGTTGGATCCACTAGAGTTAATATGGCCGGAAAATGCTTATGCCAAGAAAATGATAACTATTTTCGATAAGATCATCAATGACAGGTTGCAAAATAGATCAAATGGTGTTTCAACCAAAAACGATGATGTTTTAGACTTGCTACTAAACCAACAATCGAGTTTTACTCAAAATGATATGAGACACTTATTTTTG ACACTATTTGTGGCAGGAACGGACACCACATCAAGCACGTTGGAATGGGCGATGTCGGAGCTAATTCGAAACCCAGAGAAAATGAAAATAGCGAGGTTGGAGGTCGATAAACTCATGCAAAACAACAACAATGGAAGCATACAAGAATCTGATATCTCTCAACTCACTTACCTACAAGCTGTGATTAAGGAAACTCTGAGACTTCATCCTCCTGCCCCTTTTCTTATCCCTCGCCAAGCCATGAATGACGTTGCTATTCAAGGTTTCATTGTGCCTAAAAATGCACAAATTTTGTGTAACGTTTGGGCTATGGGCCGAGACCCAAACATATGGTCAGACCCATAA